A window of the Patescibacteria group bacterium genome harbors these coding sequences:
- a CDS encoding UDP-N-acetylglucosamine pyrophosphorylase, with product MNLKTTTLLDLTHTEHAVLFKDKKFPWEILLALKSYVDNLTKGKTDIICGKNVVIDSQARIEGPVVIGDNTTIGFGAYIRPYSVIGRNCIIGHATEVKHCLIFDDVVLPHFNYVGDSVVGYKVHLGGGAVLANFKTDGKNVVIVTETETIDTGLRKFGAVLGDNVEIGSGAILNPGTIIGRNTTIYAGSSIRGCISENSIVKLRQQIEIVPRHQ from the coding sequence ATGAATCTTAAAACTACAACATTACTCGATTTGACCCATACTGAGCATGCGGTGTTATTTAAGGATAAAAAATTTCCTTGGGAAATTTTGTTAGCTTTAAAAAGCTATGTGGATAACTTAACAAAAGGAAAGACTGATATTATTTGTGGTAAAAATGTAGTCATTGATTCTCAAGCCAGAATCGAAGGACCGGTAGTGATCGGTGATAACACCACGATTGGTTTTGGAGCCTATATACGCCCGTACAGTGTGATTGGTAGAAACTGTATTATTGGGCATGCCACTGAAGTAAAACACTGTTTGATCTTTGATGATGTGGTACTACCTCATTTTAATTATGTGGGTGATAGTGTGGTGGGGTATAAAGTACATTTGGGTGGGGGAGCGGTGTTGGCAAATTTTAAAACTGACGGCAAAAATGTAGTGATTGTCACTGAAACAGAAACAATTGACACTGGTTTACGTAAATTTGGCGCTGTGTTGGGCGATAATGTTGAAATTGGATCAGGTGCTATTCTTAATCCAGGTACCATTATTGGTAGAAATACAACTATTTATGCTGGTAGTAGTATTAGAGGTTGCATATCCGAAAACAGTATCGTAAAACTACGCCAACAGATTGAGATTGTACCGCGTCACCAGTAG